A genomic region of Choristoneura fumiferana chromosome 17, NRCan_CFum_1, whole genome shotgun sequence contains the following coding sequences:
- the LOC141437218 gene encoding ATP-dependent translocase ABCB1-like — MMGSANFGISSTLMEVFGVAKGAGAQIFHVIDNVPTINPLLNRGVTPTSAEGNIELKNIIFHYPSRPDVPVLKGVNLTVKRGQSVALVGHSGCGKSTIIQLISRYYDVIDGSVRVDGHDVRELSVRWLRAQVGLVGQEPVLFNTSVRENIRYGREDASDADIEAAARQANAHQFILKLPKVRQFIFLLRSSMNIKNNPLQHTLRSVANLQNDLRGMGKPPYYFPKKFYMIMKLSKRILSNDITHEPE, encoded by the exons ATGATGGGTTCAGCCAATTTTGGTATATCATCAACTTTGATGGAAGTGTTTGGAGTAGCTAAAGGTGCGGGCGCGCAAATTTTCCACGTTATTGACAATGTGCCCACAATCAACCCACTTCTAAACCGCGGCGTCACGCCGACTTCCGCAGAAGGCAACATTGAGTTGAAAAACATCATCTTCCACTATCCTTCTAGACCTGACGTGCCG GTGCTCAAAGGTGTTAACCTCACCGTGAAGAGAGGGCAATCAGTGGCGCTCGTTGGACATTCCGGATGCGGCAAGTCTACCATCATACAGCTTATATCCAGATACTATGACGTCATCGATGGCAGT GTGCGAGTGGACGGTCACGACGTGCGCGAGCTGTCGGTGCGCTGGCTGCGCGCGCAGGTGGGGCTGGTGGGGCAGGAGCCGGTGCTGTTCAACACCAGCGTGCGCGAGAACATCCGCTACGGCCGCGAGGACGCCTCCGACGCCGACATCGAGGCGGCCGCGCGACAAGCCAACGCGCACCAATTCATTCTCAAACTTCCTAAGGTTcgacaatttatttttctcttacGATCTTCTATGAACATCAAAAATAATCCGCTGCAGCATACACTTAG ATCAGTAGCGAACCTTCAGAACGATTTGAGAGGCATGGGGAAACCTCCATACTATTTTCccaaaaaattctacatgaTCATGAAGCTCTCTAAAAGGATCTTAAGCAATGACATCACACATGAGCCAGAATAA
- the LOC141437219 gene encoding uncharacterized protein, producing the protein MQTWTWKFGLLFLILVTMSGKKCCVPNCDKSRADDVILHVFPNPDKDFNRFNTWTNAIGGHVSSLDPHTVFDCRRVCHLHFEPRYHTRSKRLSPNAVPTLHLSGFSIERRPLRDITVQESNDNDNMRRHQQDSILMTKFKKWLLTIIRKDVK; encoded by the exons ATGCAAACTTGGACTTGGAAATTCGGacttctgtttttaatattggtGACGATGTCCGGCAAAAAATGTTGTGTTCCTAACTGCGATAAATctc GAGCCGATGATGTCATATTACATGTGTTTCCTAATCCAGACAAGGATTTTAATAGGTTTAACACTTGGACAAATGCAATTGGAGGTCATGTTTCGTCTTTGGATCCTCATACTGTATTTGATTGCCGAAGAGTGTGCCACTTACACTTCGAACCAAGATATCACACTCGAAGTAAACGACTGAGTCCTAATGCAGTACCAACATTACACTTATCAG GATTTTCCATAGAAAGAAGGCCCCTGCGAGACATTACTGTACAAGAATCTAATGACAATGATAACATGAGAAGACATCAACAAGATTCGATATTAATGACAAAATTCAAGAAATGGCTACTGACTATCATAAGAAaagatgtaaaataa